A region from the Desulfitobacterium dehalogenans ATCC 51507 genome encodes:
- a CDS encoding phage tail assembly chaperone, whose protein sequence is MSDLQDFLMDSFEDAEIIERKVSLGGKEKIMKFKAISAATGDEIRKSCRKTSFHKGQRVVETDQDAFVAKLIIETTVFPDFKSQELQQSWGVLGAENLLKAMKAKMKDGEYATVSTIVSEINGYDTSMNDLVEEAKN, encoded by the coding sequence ATGAGTGATTTACAAGATTTCTTAATGGACAGTTTTGAAGATGCAGAAATTATTGAACGCAAAGTAAGTCTTGGCGGGAAGGAAAAGATTATGAAGTTTAAAGCTATTTCAGCCGCCACAGGTGACGAGATCAGGAAGAGCTGCCGTAAAACAAGCTTCCATAAAGGTCAGCGGGTTGTTGAGACTGACCAGGATGCATTCGTGGCTAAACTGATTATTGAAACAACTGTATTTCCTGACTTCAAATCACAGGAGCTTCAGCAAAGCTGGGGGGTGCTTGGGGCTGAAAATCTTCTAAAAGCCATGAAAGCAAAAATGAAGGATGGTGAATATGCTACCGTTTCGACTATTGTCAGTGAAATTAATGGTTATGACACGAGCATGAACGATTTGGTCGAAGAAGCAAAAAACTAA
- a CDS encoding phage tail tube protein — protein sequence MAYLRSEDAVSGKQAKAFATINGRVEELFYAKSIEATIEKNKADVPILGRTNVGKKAAGWAGSGTLTIYYFTSLFRQLMIEYVKTGRDFYFDLQIVNEDPASGVGKQTVVLKGCNLDSIVATSFDITSDDPLEEEMPFTFEDIDMLDQFSRPVTV from the coding sequence ATGGCATATTTAAGATCGGAAGACGCAGTTAGCGGCAAGCAGGCCAAAGCTTTTGCTACGATCAATGGTCGGGTGGAAGAGTTATTTTATGCTAAATCCATTGAGGCTACCATTGAAAAGAATAAAGCGGATGTCCCTATTCTGGGCAGGACGAATGTGGGAAAGAAAGCTGCGGGCTGGGCCGGCAGTGGGACCTTGACGATCTATTATTTTACGAGCCTGTTCAGGCAGTTGATGATTGAATATGTGAAAACCGGGCGGGACTTCTATTTTGACCTTCAAATCGTCAACGAGGACCCAGCCTCTGGTGTAGGGAAACAGACAGTTGTGCTTAAAGGCTGCAATTTGGACAGCATAGTAGCAACTTCCTTTGATATCACTTCGGATGATCCTCTGGAAGAGGAGATGCCCTTTACTTTCGAGGATATTGATATGCTGGATCAGTTTAGTCGGCCTGTGACGGTATAA